One Clavelina lepadiformis chromosome 1, kaClaLepa1.1, whole genome shotgun sequence genomic region harbors:
- the LOC143464710 gene encoding MOB kinase activator 2-like isoform X3 — translation MDWLMGKGKKNDKKPVIEEKKPYLEAEVCQQPSVAIDLSKIIHKPADVDTKEWVATHTISLFHNANLLYGTVSEFCTAESCPIMQGPCQMQYTWVEERGKKLKCTAPQYIDYVMTYCQKCVTNQELFPTKYAQTFSDNFHTEIKKMLRFLFHVISHMYYAHFARIRQLDLHRYLNMVFRHFTYFVREFSLLDRRETFSLDDLVDMLGMYSGTPCSTATGAETAPTPHNLMASSTRSASPSVPQTATSHFQVQQQLMHSTRGNGATSVSLFQGWTST, via the exons GAAAGGGAAGAAGAACGACAAGAAACCAGTGATTGAAGAGAAGAAACCCTACCTAGAAGCTGAAGTTTGCCAACAGCCCAGCGTTGCAATCGACCTGTCCAAGATTATACACAAGCCGGCCGACGTTGACACAAAAGAATGGGTCGCCACACACA cgATATCTCTCTTCCACAATGCGAACCTTTTATATGGAACCGTCTCTGAGTTTTGCACCGCCGAGTCCTGTCCTATCATGCAAGGTCCATGCCAAAT GCAGTACACTTGGGTGGAGGAGAGGggcaaaaagttaaagtgcACCGCCCCCCAATACATCGATTACGTGATGACGTATTGCCAGAAGTGCGTCACCAATCAAGAACTATTCCCCACTAAATATG CCCAAACTTTTTCCGATAATTTTCACACCGAGATAAAGAAAATGCTTCGTTTTTTATTCCACGTCATATCCCACATGTACTACGCCCACTTCGCCAGGATCCGACAGCTCGATCTCCACCGCTATCTTAACATGGTCTTCCGGCATTTTACCTATTTCGTCCGGGAATTCAGCCTCCTAGATCGGCGGGAGACATTCAGTTTGGACGATCTTGTCGACATGCTTGGAATGTACAGCGGCACGCCCTGCTCCACGGCAACTGGCGCAGAGACGGCGCCGACGCCACACAACCTCATGGCTTCGTCAACGAGGTCCGCCTCTCCAAGCGTTCCACAAACGGCCACGTCACATTTCCAAGTGCAACAGCAATTGATGCATTCAACTCGTGGCAATGGCGCCACCTCCGTCAGTCTTTTTCAAGGTTGGACGTCAACGTGA
- the LOC143465147 gene encoding uncharacterized protein LOC143465147, with translation MSSQRPKRSRKKVDYGEDHLHWVEETQLQKALLRSLHDKDSPHKKLRKENTPNTDESEFLDKTREACDEKLTDVLTDSDSDSEKEIIQKRKNESESSVPRPEDSFGLRLTRLQSKLLEEAGMHDPDDEETKSTRCQSNSKDDETKSTDQSSSGSNSQEKTSRKTLFPNNADTNGTSSKIDSSDPESSSISTRLRAQRKFACNASPPRTRSNSPVKMHRQKVNTCEWNVKETTRGKSRRRWTRTNKPMRAVRASTSESENMDLPRQSKQRSSEKKSNQGQSEKARPPSLFECIPKTDTFLSYLCFRNTSVKVNLHDFKK, from the coding sequence ATGTCCAGCCAAAGACCAAAACGATCTCGCAAAAAAGTTGATTATGGTGAAGATCACCTTCACTGGGTGGAAGAAACACAACTGCAAAAAGCTCTCCTGCGCTCTCTTCATGATAAAGACTCCCCTCACAAAAAATTGAGAAAAGAAAACACTCCGAACACTGACGAATCGGAATTCTTGGATAAGACTCGAGAAGCATGTGATGAAAAATTGACTGATGTGTTGACAGATAGTGACAGTGATTCAGAGAAggaaataattcaaaaaagaaaaaatgaatctGAGTCGAGTGTGCCACGGCCAGAGGATTCATTTGGGCTTCGTCTTACCAGACTGCAGTCGAAGTTGCTTGAAGAAGCTGGGATGCATGATCCAGATGATGAAGAGACAAAGAGCACTAGATGTCAAAGCAACTCCAAAGATGACGAGACAAAGAGCACTGATCAATCATCATCCGGTAGCAACAGCCAGGAGAAAACATCAAGAAAAACACTTTTCCCAAACAATGCGGACACCAACGGTACATCTTCCAAAATTGACAGTTCTGATCCAGAAAGTAGTTCAATCTCGACAAGGTTAAGAGCACAGCGCAAGTTTGCTTGCAACGCTTCTCCACCGAGAACACGTAGTAACAGTCCAGTGAAAATGCACAGACAGAAGGTAAACACTTGTGAGTGGAATGTCAAGGAAACTACTCGCGGCAAAAGTCGTAGAAGGTGGACGCGGACAAACAAACCAATGCGAGCAGTTCGTGCCAGCACCAGTGAAAGTGAGAATATGGACTTACCTCGACAGAGCAAGCAAAGATCGAGTGAAAAGAAATCCAACCAAGGTCAATCTGAGAAGGCAAGACCTCCTTCGCTCTTTGAATGCATTCCTAAAACTGACACTTTTCTATCTTATTTGTGTTTCCGAAACACATCTGTCAAAGTGAACTTGCATGACTTCAAGAAATGA
- the LOC143465227 gene encoding checkpoint protein HUS1-like, translated as MRFRTKVFNIDCIHHFTNVVNTINKLLKKCTLRLTPDKLYFILPDQVSNGGVSMWCELKQANFFDEYQMDGVSSEHNEIYMEIIAENIVRALKSAHNAKSMKIKLTKKQTPCLTVEIELPSLNSSSRLVTHDIPVSVIPRRLWDEYQEPTMPEFHVSICMPPLKTLKNIAERMKNLSTYLTLSANQEGDMVMKVETELVTVATRFQNLELPPFKDDDIASQAPSKLWPPTEMASARVDIRKFLQFLAGQQINPFKVICNIVNQSAIHFFLIHDDISLQYFIPAASV; from the exons ATGAGATTCCGTACAAAAGTGTTCAATATTGATTGTATTCATCACTTTACAA ATGTCGTGAATACAATCAACAAGTTGTTGAAGAAGTGCACCTTGCGTCTAACTCCggacaaactttatttcattCTTCCAGACCAGGTTTCTAATGGGGGAGTCAGCATGTGGTGTGAACTGAAACAA GCAAATTTCTTTGACGAGTATCAAATGGACGGAGTGAGCAGTGAACACAATGAAATCTACATGGAGATTATCGCTGAGAATATCGTTAGAGCTTTGAAGTCTGCTCATAACGCAAAGTCGATGAAGATAAAGTTGACAAAGAAGCAAACTCCGTGTCTCACGGTGGAGATTGAACTG CCTTCACTAAACAGCAGTTCCCGTTTGGTCACCCACGACATTCCAGTGTCAGTGATCCCTCGAAGATTGTGGGACGAGTACCAAGAACCTACTATGCCCGAGTTTCATGTCAGCATCTGCATGCCACCACTGAAAACT ttgaaaaatatcGCTGAGAGGATGAAAAACCTTAGCACGTATTTAACGCTATCGGCCAATCAGGAAGGAGATATGGTAATGAAGGTGGAAACAGAACTTGTTACCGTGGCAACAAG atttCAAAACCTTGAGCTTCCACCTTTTAAAGATGATGACATCGCATCACAAGCTCCTTCCAAATTATGGCCACCGACTGAAATGGCAAGCGCCCGTGTTGACATCAggaagtttttgcaatttttagcCGGGCAACAAATCAACCCTTTTAAAGTTATCTGTA ACATAGTAAATCAGTCGGCAATTCATTTTTTCCTCATCCATGACGACATCTCACTGCAATATTTCATTCCAGCTGCATCGGTTTGA
- the LOC143464710 gene encoding MOB kinase activator 2-like isoform X2 — protein MISYIIRKGKKNDKKPVIEEKKPYLEAEVCQQPSVAIDLSKIIHKPADVDTKEWVATHTISLFHNANLLYGTVSEFCTAESCPIMQGPCQMQYTWVEERGKKLKCTAPQYIDYVMTYCQKCVTNQELFPTKYAQTFSDNFHTEIKKMLRFLFHVISHMYYAHFARIRQLDLHRYLNMVFRHFTYFVREFSLLDRRETFSLDDLVDMLGMYSGTPCSTATGAETAPTPHNLMASSTRSASPSVPQTATSHFQVQQQLMHSTRGNGATSVSLFQGWTST, from the exons GAAAGGGAAGAAGAACGACAAGAAACCAGTGATTGAAGAGAAGAAACCCTACCTAGAAGCTGAAGTTTGCCAACAGCCCAGCGTTGCAATCGACCTGTCCAAGATTATACACAAGCCGGCCGACGTTGACACAAAAGAATGGGTCGCCACACACA cgATATCTCTCTTCCACAATGCGAACCTTTTATATGGAACCGTCTCTGAGTTTTGCACCGCCGAGTCCTGTCCTATCATGCAAGGTCCATGCCAAAT GCAGTACACTTGGGTGGAGGAGAGGggcaaaaagttaaagtgcACCGCCCCCCAATACATCGATTACGTGATGACGTATTGCCAGAAGTGCGTCACCAATCAAGAACTATTCCCCACTAAATATG CCCAAACTTTTTCCGATAATTTTCACACCGAGATAAAGAAAATGCTTCGTTTTTTATTCCACGTCATATCCCACATGTACTACGCCCACTTCGCCAGGATCCGACAGCTCGATCTCCACCGCTATCTTAACATGGTCTTCCGGCATTTTACCTATTTCGTCCGGGAATTCAGCCTCCTAGATCGGCGGGAGACATTCAGTTTGGACGATCTTGTCGACATGCTTGGAATGTACAGCGGCACGCCCTGCTCCACGGCAACTGGCGCAGAGACGGCGCCGACGCCACACAACCTCATGGCTTCGTCAACGAGGTCCGCCTCTCCAAGCGTTCCACAAACGGCCACGTCACATTTCCAAGTGCAACAGCAATTGATGCATTCAACTCGTGGCAATGGCGCCACCTCCGTCAGTCTTTTTCAAGGTTGGACGTCAACGTGA